The following are encoded in a window of Roseimaritima ulvae genomic DNA:
- the fabF gene encoding beta-ketoacyl-ACP synthase II, which yields MKRRVVITGTGLVTPLGSDVQQVWQRLLDGESGIHLLSMLDTDGFKIRIGGDIPDFDLAGVVESKEAKRLDRFSQFALLAANQAVAQSGLDFSQEDATRCGSILGSGIGGLWEIEAQMERMLFKGTDRVSPFTVPKMMLNAASGNLGIHFGLRGANHTVATACASATNAMGDALFNIQRGDTEMILTGGSEAAITRIGLAGFQNMKALSSRNDDPQAASRPFDAERDGFVLSEGAGISVFEELEHAKARGAEIIAEVIGFGCSCDAGHITQPDPQGSGAAQAMRMAIANAGLQPADVDYINAHGTSTPLGDKAETNAIRAVFGEHAQQLAISSTKASLGHSLGASGGIEAVVAAMSLKHGMVHPTINLTNPDPDCDLDYTPNEAKQRPIKVAMSNSFGFGGHNACLVLKRFDD from the coding sequence ATGAAGCGTCGTGTGGTCATAACCGGTACGGGCCTCGTGACGCCGCTTGGCTCCGATGTCCAGCAAGTCTGGCAGCGTCTGTTGGACGGTGAAAGCGGCATTCATTTGCTGTCGATGCTGGATACCGACGGTTTTAAGATTCGAATCGGCGGCGATATTCCCGATTTTGATCTAGCCGGAGTGGTGGAGTCTAAGGAAGCCAAACGACTCGACCGCTTCTCGCAATTTGCCTTGCTGGCTGCAAATCAAGCCGTGGCTCAGTCCGGGCTGGATTTCAGTCAGGAAGATGCCACACGCTGCGGCTCGATCCTGGGCTCCGGCATTGGCGGGCTGTGGGAAATCGAAGCCCAGATGGAACGCATGCTGTTCAAGGGCACCGACCGCGTCAGCCCGTTTACCGTGCCCAAAATGATGCTCAACGCCGCCAGCGGCAACTTGGGAATCCATTTCGGACTACGTGGCGCCAACCATACCGTGGCTACCGCCTGTGCCAGCGCTACCAACGCGATGGGCGATGCGCTGTTTAATATCCAGCGTGGCGATACGGAAATGATCCTCACCGGCGGTAGTGAGGCGGCCATTACGCGAATCGGTTTGGCGGGTTTTCAGAACATGAAAGCCCTCTCCTCACGCAACGACGATCCGCAGGCGGCCAGTCGCCCCTTTGATGCCGAGCGAGATGGTTTTGTGCTCAGCGAAGGCGCCGGAATTTCGGTGTTCGAAGAACTGGAACACGCAAAAGCTCGCGGCGCAGAAATTATTGCCGAAGTCATCGGCTTTGGCTGCTCCTGCGATGCCGGCCACATCACCCAACCCGATCCTCAGGGCTCTGGGGCCGCTCAAGCCATGCGGATGGCAATCGCCAATGCGGGCCTGCAACCGGCCGATGTCGATTACATCAACGCCCACGGCACCAGCACGCCGCTGGGAGACAAGGCCGAAACCAATGCGATCCGCGCTGTGTTCGGCGAGCACGCGCAGCAGCTGGCCATCAGCAGCACCAAAGCCTCACTGGGACATTCGCTGGGGGCTAGCGGCGGTATCGAAGCGGTCGTGGCCGCGATGTCGCTCAAGCATGGCATGGTGCATCCCACGATCAATCTGACCAATCCCGACCCGGATTGTGATCTGGACTACACGCCCAACGAAGCCA
- the fabG gene encoding 3-oxoacyl-[acyl-carrier-protein] reductase has translation MQLSLSADLKDQTAIVTGASQGLGKAVATTLAANGAHVACLARNVDKLADTVREIEAAGGSAEAVGCDVTDREGTTDAIKGIHKSRGRLDILVNNAGITRDKLLRGMSDEEWDDVITTNLTSCFVCCRAAATIMRRAKYGRIVNMASISGVMGNPGQTNYAASKAGMIGLSRSLSRELANKAVTVNCVAPGFIASEMTAKLGDVVMDEVRKRIPANRVGQPEDVAAAVLFLASPAASYITGQTLIVDGGMCW, from the coding sequence ATGCAACTTTCGCTCTCTGCCGATTTAAAAGATCAGACCGCTATCGTCACCGGTGCCTCCCAGGGCTTGGGGAAAGCCGTGGCCACGACGTTGGCCGCCAACGGAGCACATGTGGCTTGTTTGGCGAGAAACGTCGACAAACTGGCCGATACGGTCCGCGAAATTGAAGCCGCCGGTGGATCGGCCGAAGCGGTGGGCTGTGACGTGACCGATCGCGAAGGCACCACCGACGCGATTAAGGGGATTCATAAGAGCCGTGGGCGGCTGGATATCTTGGTCAATAACGCAGGGATCACCCGCGATAAATTGCTTCGAGGAATGTCCGACGAAGAGTGGGACGATGTGATCACCACCAATCTGACTAGCTGTTTCGTGTGCTGCCGAGCGGCGGCCACGATCATGCGGCGGGCCAAGTACGGGCGGATCGTGAACATGGCCAGTATTTCCGGGGTGATGGGCAATCCCGGCCAAACCAATTATGCGGCCAGCAAAGCCGGAATGATCGGCTTGTCGCGGTCGCTGTCTCGCGAGCTGGCCAATAAAGCGGTGACGGTCAACTGCGTGGCTCCCGGCTTTATCGCCAGTGAGATGACCGCCAAACTGGGCGACGTGGTCATGGATGAGGTTCGCAAACGGATTCCCGCCAACCGGGTTGGGCAGCCCGAAGATGTGGCGGCGGCCGTGTTGTTCCTGGCCAGTCCCGCGGCGAGCTACATTACCGGGCAAACGCTGATCGTCGATGGAGGCATGTGCTGGTAG
- the fabD gene encoding ACP S-malonyltransferase produces the protein MALDVDAVGFLFPGQGAQNVGMGKWLCDTYPVAEQMFRQAAEVLGYDLAELCFNGPADRLNATKHSQPALFVTSMAAVEVLRQEQPELVSKARCAAGLSLGEYTAVCFAGGLSFETGLKLVQRRGEAMQQAADEVQSGMASVLGLDLPTLEQVCEDARRDDEVLQPANLLCPGNIAVSGHHSALQRLESVAKEAGASRVLPLAVAGAFHTSLMQPAVHQLQEALSEMPPVDMPMPVYSNVDAAAHRDGSEVHQLLAQQVVSPVRWEDSIRQMMDDGVEGFLEIGTGRVLQGTIKRIVRRFPTDGFGDSPVS, from the coding sequence ATGGCTTTGGACGTCGATGCGGTGGGTTTCTTGTTCCCAGGGCAAGGAGCGCAGAACGTTGGTATGGGGAAATGGCTGTGCGACACCTATCCGGTGGCCGAGCAGATGTTTCGTCAGGCCGCCGAGGTGTTGGGGTATGACTTAGCGGAGTTGTGTTTTAATGGTCCGGCGGACCGTTTGAACGCTACCAAGCATTCCCAGCCGGCATTGTTTGTCACCAGCATGGCGGCGGTCGAAGTCTTGCGTCAGGAGCAGCCGGAATTGGTGTCTAAGGCGCGCTGTGCCGCGGGGCTCAGTCTGGGGGAGTACACGGCGGTGTGTTTCGCCGGCGGCTTGAGCTTTGAGACCGGGTTGAAGCTGGTGCAGCGGCGTGGTGAAGCGATGCAGCAGGCGGCTGACGAGGTGCAGAGCGGGATGGCCAGCGTGTTGGGCTTGGACCTGCCGACCTTGGAGCAGGTTTGCGAGGACGCTCGTCGCGATGACGAAGTGCTGCAGCCGGCCAACTTGTTATGTCCTGGTAACATTGCGGTCTCGGGTCATCACTCGGCGCTGCAGCGATTGGAGTCGGTCGCCAAAGAGGCTGGCGCTTCGCGGGTGTTGCCGTTGGCGGTGGCCGGTGCTTTCCATACCTCGTTGATGCAGCCGGCCGTGCATCAGTTGCAGGAGGCGTTGTCGGAGATGCCTCCGGTGGATATGCCAATGCCGGTGTATTCCAACGTCGACGCCGCGGCGCATCGAGACGGCTCGGAAGTCCATCAATTGCTCGCTCAGCAGGTCGTCAGTCCGGTCCGCTGGGAAGACTCGATTCGGCAGATGATGGACGATGGCGTGGAAGGATTTTTGGAGATCGGCACCGGCCGAGTGCTGCAGGGCACGATTAAGCGGATCGTCCGCCGCTTCCCCACCGACGGGTTTGGTGACTCGCCGGTTTCGTAA
- a CDS encoding acyl carrier protein: MASIEERVIDIVAEQLGVEKEKITKDTSFVNDLGADSLDTVELVMELEEEFDISIPDDAAEKIQKVGQAIDFIEKEKGDDA, encoded by the coding sequence ATGGCCTCAATCGAAGAGCGGGTTATTGATATCGTTGCCGAGCAGCTTGGCGTCGAAAAAGAAAAGATCACCAAAGACACTTCGTTCGTGAACGATTTGGGTGCCGATTCGTTGGACACCGTGGAATTGGTCATGGAGCTGGAAGAAGAATTCGACATCAGCATCCCCGATGACGCGGCCGAAAAGATCCAAAAGGTCGGCCAAGCCATCGATTTCATCGAGAAGGAAAAAGGCGACGACGCCTAA